The DNA segment attacatttgGACATGACGgggttttaaaaaatgttatgttcTTCGACCAATCGGCTTCaacttaaacaattataaattactctACACTAACTTACAATGAGTTATTTGCATACAGAATTTAAGACTGTAAGTCGAGAAATTGACAATATAAATCTAACATAACTATCATTAACTTTAAATACGACTTAtatggcgttgcgtagagatgtggggtcactctgcatcttctaccgcatttaccatggagagtgttcagaggagttgttcggattaatacctgcagctgagtttcatcatcggacgtcgaggcagaatacaaaactccacccgtatcacctcgacgtccgccgttccacgactgagcgtttttcaaggcaatttttgccgcgcaccaccgctatgtggaaccagctgcccactgaagtatttccgaaccaattcgacttagggtccttcaagaaaagagcgtacaaattcttaaaaggccggcaacgcactcgcgagccctctggcattgagagtgtccatgggcggcggtatcacttaacatcaggtgagcctcctgcccgtttgccccctattttatataaaaaaaaatattaaagtcttGGTGTTTTCAACCGGCACTATACTGTATTTACTTGGGAGTATTTGCAATAATTAACGTTTCtagtgtttaattaatttataggcATTTTCTTTacagataattataattactaagcCCTTTAATTCTGagagtataaaatataaacacgtttgatttagttatataatctaacttaatttaatacatcaGATGTACCAGTTTTGATGATCAGCGTGTCCTGTGACAGATATACTTCTTGCAGCTGTGCCTCCTATTCTCTTTATATCGTTTACCCATCTCTTGCTTCCTCTTTTCCTTTTTCCAGCTCTTGATTGACATTCTGTAAGTTTTCATCGCCAGGACGTCTACAtgctattgttatattttttacagataCTTATATCCTAATGTAGTGTAGATatacttttaagtttaaacTCGTTAACacctaaatatacaaatgttttgttacgCTCTCGTGTcattttccaaataaatatgataaaatataatatacttaaccAAAGATTATCCTAcgattataaatttgtaagtTGTGTTTTGTATATggaaattttatactttataaaacgattttataaattgggCCTACTCGGGCCGTCGGGCGATGTCAGGTCATGTCTTTTTATCGAcagaataaagaaataataatagatcTTCGGTTTAATTAGTAGTTAGAACAGAGATAATACCTTCATCAATACGGGGATTTAATCTTCAGATATATTCGGAGATATTAGAATGTCAGTTATGTGGCATATAttgataattatgaaatatatttgattcaaatattgttaatacaatatcgaatatatttatttgtatgtcaACGTCTTTAGCTATAAtttcatcttttattttataagctttCACGGCTATTTCGGATtgattatttcaaagtatcgtAGTTGAGTCAACTCAGTAATCTAGTAAAGTAAAATTCCGAGTTCCATTCCTAGagataaacaattgtttaagtAGATAGTGCAGATTCacccaataaataattaaaattgtcttCCTCATGCCAAAGTTTAACGATATTAATGTTAGGTTACTCTAAAATATCTCACTTAAAAacgtgtatttaaaaaaaaaacactttgaaTCGTCTAATTCCTCACCTCGTATGTAACCTAAAATTCATTATAACCACGCCCCTGTGTTGCTCTTAATGGATACATGTGTTTGACAAATTTTGACATCTTAATTTTAGGGGGGAGGTATATCTATGGCACACGAGTCTTTCAAGATTAACTAGTACACTTCATATCGAAGTTTATGATATGGTTTTGAAAATAACAGAGGCTAAAAATATAACCTAAATATACCCCATATTTAAAGAACTATaaagttttatcactaaaGAGGTTTACACATTTTCTTCTAATAAAAACGAATCACCTATCAAAGTTGACAGTGTTAGGTATTATATTGATTGTatgaagtaaaatatttgctGAATTTCATTGAAATATAGTATAATGGCGGTCGCATTGCCCATGGAATCGAATCCTGAAGTTATGAACAAATACCTTTATAAGCTGGGCGTATCAGATAAATGGAAAATGGTTGATGTGCTGGGATTAGAAAATGATGCATTGCAATGGGTCCCTCGCCCTGTGTTAGCCGTATTACTCCTGTTTCCATTATCAGAGAACTATGAAGAACACCGATCTCGCCAAGAAACTGAACTTCTTAGCAACGGTCATGAAGCTCCCAAAGATGTTTTCCATTTGAAACAAGTACTCAGTAATGTTTGTGGTACCATCGCGTTGGTACACAGCATTGCTAACAACGTACAATCTATTGATATTGAAGATGGGCCCTTGAAGAAATATTTGAGCGACGCTGAAGGACTGGATGCGGCGGCTAAAGGAGCTTTGCTGGAGAATTCCGCCGCTCTGCTTGATGCTTATAAAGACTTGGTAACTGGCGGTAACGAAGATTATGAAGATGGCGAGCCGAGCCATCATTTTGTGACATTCATACAAAAAGATGGCAAGCTATTTGAATTAGACGGCAGGAAGGCATTGCCTATTGAACACGGAACAACTACATCGGAGACATTCTTGGAAGACGCGGCCAAAATCTGCCGCGAATTTATTGCTCGTGAACCTGAGAACATAGGGTTTAATGTCGTTGCTTTAGTTtctactaattaaatatattttttattttgggtCTGTTGAATAAAGATtagacataattattattctttaaatactCATTGGGTTAAAAGTAGCGTCCGCAATACGAACTTCAAGCTTCAAACATAATCACCTCTACATGTGTAAAAGATATAAGATAATTGCACCTTCGACAACCTTCCTTGGTGACTTCACATCTCAATTAAGGAATCGGCGAGCATTGAACACAGTTGCTGCATTCCTCCATGAAATACCGCATCTTCggaaactaattaaaaattcgcCTCGCCTCCCATGGCCGTTGTTCCATCGGGAAGATataacttcatttaaaaacgAGCAATCTTGTCCAAGATAAACCTGGCGAGAGAACAACGAAAGCCCCACGCGTCTGCGCCTGCGACGTTTacaaaacgtaaaaaaaactaacttttaAATGGAACGCGAGAGAATTCACCACGTAACTATGCCGATACTGGGAAGGACGCGACATCGGTAAGTCACGTCAACGAATAAATGACGACGGCcctaaaatatatacgtaaatattgtatttgtacaaataaaataataagaggGACCCGAAAtgctttaaatattcaaatgaaCCGAGCCGAGGTGAAATACGGAGGTACGCTGGCTCGAGTTGAGCCCAATTAAATCGTTGCCACTGAggtagaaattaaaaaacaaaaggagAATGACAGCGGCCCAGCGCATTTTTCTCATGAGTATTATTAGCGATGTCAACGgacaaaaaatagttttagagAATCGTGATCGTTATCAATAACAACCCCcgatttgtattgttttgataAGTGATGCTCGTGCGACGAGAACGGGACGGTTTGATGACATTTTACATTCGCCCTACACAAATGATCGATGCATGCATCATACTGGTATTTCCCAATCAAAATTCCTTATAACTTGTAACCgactgatatttattttaaataactttttttatgtaaagatTATTGCAGTACTTATATGCCTTAAGTGCCAGAATCctaaattttaagaaatataacaatactaatttatttgcaagaatattgTACGAAAATGTTATGGCTTGCAAATTTTGTGAGTGAGTGAGAATGagtcttattattatagtcaattcttatattattgatagtgataaaatatcacattgttaaaatatattattgcgttacctaagtaattttaattataatgttttacgcaaataatcattaacataataatattattttccaaaagTTTTGAagtcgttttttttaaaacctcTTTTAAATGTCACTTAGTATAAAATGCATTACAGCCTATTCTTagatatacacaaaataaatattagatacacattattttataaaatatctgtgCTTGTAAATTGATTAGTCTAAGAATAGGCCGTATTAAGCTATTTAGcaagcaaagctctcaaaaataatagtacataaacgtaataatttttgtaggaattcttgaaaatgtatttcgttttcaaataaataattacattattaatttaattcgtaaataattacttttaacgtaatcaccaaataaggaAATCAAAGAAGAAGAAGGTAAGGGGGGAACCTTatactaaaacaaatatttttaaagatttagtattaaatgaaatgtagTATTTAATTTCCACTATTCTGGCACCCATttgactatataatatattccttTTGATTACAAAGTCTATTCAACCTATTAATAAGAATTCGTTAACACTTGGTACAGCCTTCAAActatcgatttatttaaacaaaatacatttattttaaacaatgagGTTCTTATTGAAAGTCTTACCATGTATCAATATAGATTTTGAGTTAGCTATCCATTGCTTCATAAaaccatatataataaaaatacggGCTACAGATAACGGTAATGTATGCGTCGCAgggttaattttgatgaaataaaaCGCATGAATAATGGTTAGTTGTGCGAGGTTCGCGCCAGGGGTCCCGCCGGAGCCTACCGCTCATCACTATTCAATAAGTttcatttattgaaattacataatttgtgTGTGAATAATGACGATTGTGATGGATCTTCGTGGGCGATGCGAGCGACTTAAACCCGATTAACTTTTGACCGCAATATCGTATTAATAAGCTGTCTATTCAACACTGGCTCGCACTCGTAGTCGCCGTATTATTCCACTTTGTTCTATATATTGTGGTTTTGTTCAATGAAAAATTACGCTCAGTTAATTACGCACACTTATTTATACTAGAACTTCTCAGTAGTACTTGTAAAAACCctaatactatataaaatatcaatcaatcttaaaaaatagtaattaaagtttaaagtacaacagaatttaaataattgttgcaTAATTTTACTCTTAATTTAAGGTACTAGATTACTGGTCTGACAGAGCTGGATAAAAACTTTAAGACTAAAGaggttattaaaaagtttcaagtagaataaaatgatataatgACATGGAAATGGAGTGGAGGTTAAAGCATGTCCGTGGTTACAATTATTCATGTCATCACGCACATgagctatttatatttttcattcttgTACATAAATCTGCAGATTATACCCACACGAACAGTGACTAGGACTTAAGGCTGTATTTAAAAAGGCTTTTAACAATTACTGTACACAATATGAGTAGTTTTTCTTCAATCAATTACGGCCGAACTGATcaagtatttgttttaaaaaaaaacccggTTTTCTCAAATTTATCGTAAGTGGTGTTCATTTGACCTCCAACTTGTCTACAAGTTTGTCGTATCAAAACTTATTTTGACTTCCTATTAGTTGTAGtttcatttgatttatttgacaTCCTTCAACAAATTCTTTGcgattttaacggattgaataGTGCTTATCCGGAGCTAGATATATTCGGTTGTGGGCTGATCTGTTTTAGAGTTAGGTGTTAGGTGCCTATCTCGAACCTAATTCGCTGTTTTGctgacgatttttttttttgtattttatgttttaattgtattttttaattaaatttttttgaaatacttatgtttactttaattgtcatacattttagatgaaagattatataaaatgtgcAGTAGATTAAGTacaatgtatgatgtggtaagctttaataaataaataaaataaaaaaaatagattgcATTACTTTAAATCTGTTTCACAgattatagtttaattattattaacattaatctgtaattaaaagattttgcatatatacattttctattatataaattctcAGTAAACAAAGACAGATGTTTaggaataatatataaagccTATATCGCGTTTGGTTACAAAATGATGTGTTTGTAGATGCAAAAACATCCCACAGTGAGGCATATAGTTTATGAATAATACATAATCTGCAATGTTCTTCATTTTATCTGTATACTCATACAAGGAATGCTATTTTGGTGCTGTTTCAAAGCAGTAAGAGTATCACATTATTCTGTTTACATCGAATCGGTatagaatacaaaaatgttattaatttgagtttatttattgcatttaaTAAGAATTGTACTAATTATGAATTTGGATAACGCCAAACTTCTATTTCATCGGAGTCAAAAGAACAACATAAACACTGATAAAGAAGGTCCAGTAAAGAACTATTATTGGATAGCTAAATTCAAgttctgcatcttctaccgtatTAACCATCGATTTGTTCAGAGGAATTCCTCGGATTATTATCAGCTGAGTTTCAACATCGGACATCAGAATGCGAAATTTCacctgtatcacctcgacacACTCCTTCCACAACtgaccagctacccactgaagtatttccgaaccaattcgacttaggttgGGTCCTTAGACAAGATCGtaccatttcttaaaatactGCATAATACGGTAATGCATTGGTGAGTCCTCTGGGAtggagagtgtccatgggcggcggtatcacataacatcagatgagcctcttacccgtttgccccctgttgtataaaaaaaagttgtttttacGTACCCGCACgcaaatttatattagtttgACACTGTTTCAAATGCCTACTACTCGCGTGAACCCAAAACAATATTCTGTGCCGATTAAACAGTTCATAGATTCATTATATGCGTTAACCAATCTATATACAACATATGgagttattttagttaaatattagtttttgtatACAAGTTCTTTTGTTCTTTAAACAGAAAACTtcaatatgattattattaactactGCCTATGACAGCAAATGGTCAACATATAAACAagttttataatcaaaatattaattatttgatttaattgacCTAAGTTTCCCTTCCAAGCTTGAATCTTTAAACCAGCGTTAAAAACTCATAACATTTTAGTTAAGCACATTGGGTAGGCGTGTATATAGAAAGTGGTTATGTATAGCTACCACTTTACGATTTCCAAGAACGCTCAGAGGTAAGCCACGAAGCCAATGGGAACGGTAAAttgtctaaattaaattaggcAGAGGCTCGTGACACCGTCGGGCGCACTGATGTTGTCTCGACGAATCGTAAAACAAATGAGATGAACATTCTTTTGCGTGTGTATACTAAAACTTGAATGTTATTATATCGTGTCCACTCTTAAgtttgtgtatttaaattatttagtaatgtTAAGATAATGTTGATTCTcgaaatttattaagttattattattttaaagttttataattgatgTATTTTCTTACATATATAACATAGTTCATGTAGCTATtcgtttattttgtattagatTAGGTTTTTTCAACTATATACCTTTTAGTGTTTCTTGATATTTTCGTTTATTCTTGCACTTatcatttctatttttagttttgtttttcattaattggattgcctgaaagagatcgcttgttagcaatAAGACCAACAtccctaataatttatgttatttgtttttatttaattataagaaagtttaataaacaaatattgtggCGCCATTTCTGTAgccatttattattctttattaggGTATCATCTGCTTTTCCTCATGCAGTCAGGTCAAGACCGCCACTGTACAAGCAAGTGTTATTTGTGTAGTATGTTTAAATCTACTTTTGAATTATCAACTTACTTAATGAAAGATAATTACGTTCGAGCCCCGACCAATggtctttctatgtgcgcatttaacactcgttaATGCGGTAAAGGAAACCATAGTGAGGAAGTCTTTAGAATCAAATAGTCAACGGTGTATCAGGTACAGAatgctgatcacctgcttgcctattagaaatgatcacgaaacagattcTGAAATCTAGCTCACCACCAGTTTGTCGCGCCactgtattttgtaaataaatacaaacacattatatattttttttacaattccaCATATTCcttaaattagtattaaaacGTAAGTTATATTCAATCtctgattttattatgttttaataataaaacagtggTAATACAGCAGCGCCCCCTGCTGTGAGCTAAGTCCTTCAATTAAGCAAATCTCAAATTGAATCTAAGTTTTATACTGACGAACGTCCtcgttataatttttgttggTGGTCCTCGTAAAATTGTTGTAGAACTTTCTTTTgaataagctttttaaacaaaataaagatgTAGTTCTTCTTTTGGCgcacattatttataactggAGATATtcctaaataatattatttgatctGATTGATTTAagttacttaattaattatgcgaGATACATAGAAAAACCTCTATgcacaaatattaatagtatCTTCATTTAAATCGACGATATAGGATAAAAGATTGgtgtatttgattttttacattGCTACATCTCAGTGTTATGTTTTGTCGCGCACCTCATCTATGTGCCTGCCAATCGAAGTATTTCCAACCCAATTTGACCTAAACTCCCACGAGAAaagaacataataataatagccttttaaTTCACATAGTTTTACATTCAATTACGTTTCTATTTTAATCTTCTTCAAGATTTCTGTGTGCGcttttttggcaaaggcctcctccaactcCCGCCACTTTTTCATTTGCTGTGTGAGCACCAGTTTAGTACTTTttgctccacttttctgtTCCTCTTGCCATGTATGAAAGCACATCGATGCTTCAAAAACAGGTAACACACTTTCGAGTCTTCTGATCCATGTATCCATgcgcagcggtatcacttaacatcatgtAAGCCCGTTTGCTCCTTGGGTCTGAAAAGTTTGTAGGTCAACATAGACATAACcttgttttatacaatttagttTGATTACTGATCTGAGACTAAAATGCTCATAGCAACTCgcaatattgaagattttcAGAAGACTTCACgacataagtaaaaattttaaGCGCAGTATACAACAAATGAAGAGCTTTTAAATCATCAGTTAACAAATCAAGCTAACCATCAaaacataaatctttaatcTACAATTTTAAGCAATGGTCGTCTCGTTTGAAATCTATGTCACACGAAATATATAATcagatatattgttttaatattgaatagtATGATATATCGGTCGAATGATGAGCACTTTGTCAATATCAAAGTAGTTTTGATCGCATTACAACTGGTTTGCTTTCGGCCATAGAAATCGGTTGCTGCTCATTCGTAGAATCACTGTCTATGTTCCTGTCGggttaattattgaaatgggGGGAGGGGGGAGATTAATGAGCGGCTACTGCTGGCTTATCGCAGCATCTGGTCCAT comes from the Pieris brassicae chromosome 4, ilPieBrab1.1, whole genome shotgun sequence genome and includes:
- the LOC123708122 gene encoding ubiquitin carboxyl-terminal hydrolase-like, yielding MAVALPMESNPEVMNKYLYKLGVSDKWKMVDVLGLENDALQWVPRPVLAVLLLFPLSENYEEHRSRQETELLSNGHEAPKDVFHLKQVLSNVCGTIALVHSIANNVQSIDIEDGPLKKYLSDAEGLDAAAKGALLENSAALLDAYKDLVTGGNEDYEDGEPSHHFVTFIQKDGKLFELDGRKALPIEHGTTTSETFLEDAAKICREFIAREPENIGFNVVALVSTN